One region of Polyodon spathula isolate WHYD16114869_AA chromosome 25, ASM1765450v1, whole genome shotgun sequence genomic DNA includes:
- the LOC121299844 gene encoding cathepsin E-A-like, translated as MKSAVLLLLCLALAQGIKRVPLKRQRSMKKVMRERGGLSEFWKTFQLDMTQRNDACCKAEYYGEISIGTPPQNFTVIFDTGSSNLWVPSGLCSSQACEAHHRYNSSDSVTYQVDGRPFSIQYGTGSLTGILGIDLVTVEGIAVSNQQFGESMTEPGSTFVDANFDGILGLGYPTIAAGGATPVFDNMMAQNLVDMPIFSVYLNRNPDYSSSGEIIFGGFDPSHFSGELHWVPVTKQGYWQILVDNIKVNGEVMFCSGGCQAIVDTGTSMLTGPTADITALQQVLGASSLDEGTYAVDCGNINALPDLTFTINGAEFTLNPAAYIVMEESGLCTRRFQGMDTPPPVGPLWILGDVFIGQFYSVFDRGNNRVGLAKAVP; from the exons ATGAAATCAGCAGTGCTTCTGCTGCTGTGCCTCGCCTTAGCCCAGGGGATTAAGAG GGTGCCTCTGAAGAGACAGAGGTCGATGAAGAAAGTGATGCGGGAGAGGGGGGGCCTGTCTGAGTTTTGGAAGACTTTTCAGCTGGATATGACCCAGCGCAACGATGCCTGCTGTAAG GCTGAATATTATGGGGAGATCTCCATAGGGACCCCTCCTCAGAACTTCACTGTGATCTTTGACACTGGCTCATCCAACCTTTGGGTCCCCTCTGGTCTGTGTTCCAGCCAAGCCTGTG aagccCACCACAGATATAATTCTTCTGACTCTGTGACTTACCAAGTCGATGGACGCCCCTTCTCCATTCAGTATGGCACAGGGAGCCTGACTGGAATCCTAGGGATTGACCTGGTCACT GTGGAGGGGATCGCTGTGTCTAATCAGCAGTTTGGAGAGAGTATGACAGAGCCGGGCAGCACTTTCGTCGATGCAAACTTCGATGGGATCTTGGGGTTGGGGTATCCGACCATTGCGGCAGGTGGGGCGACACCAGTGTTTGACAACATGATGGCACAAAACCTGGTGGACATGCCCATCTTTAGTGTTTACCTGAACAG GAACCCGGATTACTCCAGCAGTGGGGAGATCATCTTTGGGGGGTTTGACCCCTCACACTTCTCCGGGGAGCTGCACTGGGTTCCCGTCACAAAGCAGGGCTACTGGCAGATCCTGGTGGACAA tatCAAAGTGAATGGTGAGGTAATGTTCTGCAGTGGCGGCTGCCAGGCGATTGTAGACACGGGCACCTCCATGCTGACGGGACCCACTGCAGACATCACAGCCCTGCAGCAGGTCCTAGGAGCCTCGTCCCTGGATGAGGGGACG TATGCTGTGGATTGTGGAAACATCAACGCACTGCCTGACCTGACTTTCACAATCAACGGTGCTGAGTTCACGCTCAACCCGGCTGCCTACATTGTGATG GAGGAGTCTGGTCTCTGCACCAGAAGGTTCCAGGGTATGGACACGCCTCCTCCAGTGGGTCCACTCTGGATTCTGGGGGACGTCTTCATTGGCCAGTTCTACTCCGTATTCGACCGGGGCAACAATCGTGTCGGCTTGGCCAAAGCCGTGCCCTGA
- the LOC121299846 gene encoding natural cytotoxicity triggering receptor 2-like, producing MDCAALLVLAFAATVCQALGEVQVLNVTEGSNITVYCRYNILLYRQHMKTWCKQHKDPGLTVLVGTDGYVSETHHGRVSIVDLKKSGMVSVTMALLRQSDSGEYWCTVRMLFGLKPLQSFQLHVHQGTPGSESPWTPEQERTVPEAQEVYQSESDGPFDAHIIWGSLRWALLAVMLACPVLIHIYVSWRKSKVELEQRNSRFLNIKFFRHSEGVMFINEAGVQQ from the exons ATGGACTGTGCAGCTCTCCTAGTGTTGGCTTTTGCAGCAA CAGTGTGCCAGGCTCTGGGAGAGGTGCAGGTGTTGAATGTGACTGAAGGCAGTAACATCACGGTGTACTGCCGCTACAACATCCTGCTCTACCGGCAGCACATGAAGACCTGGTGCAAGCAGCACAAGGATCCGGGCTTGACGGTGCTGGTGGGGACGGACGGGTACGTGTCGGAGACGCACCATGGCCGCGTGTCTATTGTGGACCTGAAGAAGAGTGGCATGGTCTCTGTCACCATGGCCCTGCTCCGGCAAAGCGACTCTGGAGAGTACTGGTGCACTGTGAGGATGCTTTTCGGACTGAAGCCCCTGCAGAGCTTCCAGCTGCACGTTCACCAAG GCACCCCTGGTTCAGAATCACCGTGGACCCCTGAACAAGAAAG AACTGTCCCTGAGGCTCAGGAAGTGTATCAAAGTGAATCAGATGGGCCCTTCGACGCACACATCATCTGGGGCTCCCTGCGCTGGGCTCTGCTGGCAGTGATGCTGGCGTGTCCAGTGCTGATCCACATCTATGTGAGCTGGAGGAAGA GTAAAGTCGAACTGGAGCAGAGGAATAGCAGGTTTTTGAATATAAAG TTTTTCAGGCATTCTGAAGGTGTGATGTTCATAAACGAAGCAGGGGTACAGCAGTGA